One window of Chroococcidiopsis sp. TS-821 genomic DNA carries:
- a CDS encoding glycosyltransferase family 2 protein, translating to MTEPQVTIVVSPRERFSYTRESLESIYEHTKTPFHLIYVDGGSPPKIKNYLAAQAREKNFQLVRTEHYLSPNHARNLGLAQVNTKYVVFIDNDVVVTPGWLDKLIECAESTNATIVSPLICQHLPLHEIVHCAGGESGVRVEAKDGNIRRRMIEKIYMQGRKVADVRPKLRRSETGLAEFHCMMVRTDIFAQVGMLDEQLLNTKEHVDFCILVNEAGGSIYLEPDSIVTYVPSSSLSWADTTFYMLRWSDAWELASLHRLRDKWNLTEDDYFKNKYKKLGWRRYMSIIQPLSADLSFGQRGRVRRMVTDTLISIDKRLNRYITTRYAQKHLPPKQQPVLQVQQRQMAVASRN from the coding sequence ATGACAGAACCCCAAGTTACGATTGTTGTCTCTCCGCGCGAACGATTCAGCTATACGCGTGAATCCTTAGAAAGTATTTACGAGCATACCAAAACTCCTTTTCATTTAATCTATGTTGATGGTGGCTCGCCCCCAAAAATCAAAAACTATCTAGCAGCACAAGCGCGTGAGAAGAATTTTCAACTTGTTCGCACCGAACACTACCTTTCACCCAACCATGCTAGAAATTTAGGGCTAGCTCAGGTTAACACCAAGTATGTTGTTTTTATCGACAATGACGTGGTTGTCACTCCAGGCTGGCTAGATAAATTAATTGAATGTGCAGAGTCCACAAACGCAACAATAGTTAGTCCCCTGATTTGTCAACACTTACCCTTGCATGAAATAGTCCATTGCGCTGGCGGAGAATCTGGCGTACGTGTTGAGGCTAAAGACGGAAACATTCGGCGGCGGATGATTGAGAAAATCTATATGCAAGGGCGCAAAGTCGCTGATGTCCGCCCGAAACTACGACGCAGCGAAACAGGTCTTGCTGAATTTCATTGCATGATGGTACGTACCGACATTTTCGCTCAAGTTGGCATGCTTGACGAGCAGTTGCTTAATACCAAAGAACACGTAGATTTTTGTATTTTAGTTAACGAAGCTGGCGGTAGTATTTATTTAGAACCCGATTCAATTGTCACCTATGTACCAAGCTCCTCACTTTCGTGGGCAGATACGACTTTCTACATGCTGCGTTGGAGTGACGCATGGGAATTGGCAAGCTTACATCGCTTGCGTGACAAATGGAATTTAACTGAGGATGATTACTTCAAAAATAAGTATAAAAAGTTAGGTTGGCGACGCTATATGTCTATTATCCAACCGCTGAGCGCCGATCTCAGTTTTGGACAGCGCGGGCGCGTGCGTCGGATGGTGACAGATACTTTAATATCCATAGATAAGCGACTTAATAGATACATTACTACTCGCTACGCTCAAAAACATTTGCCGCCAAAGCAACAGCCTGTATTACAGGTGCAGCAAAGACAAATGGCAGTAGCATCGCGTAATTGA
- the hutH gene encoding histidine ammonia-lyase encodes MNTAVQTQASTSLNADTILLGDRKLTIDEVVSVARHGAKVQISTADNVAQRVQASCDYIAEAVATGRPIYGVTSGFGGMANVVISREYADLLQHNLVWYHKVGAGRKLPLTDVRAAMLLRVNSHLHGASGIRREIIQRMETFLNANVTPHVPEYGSIGASGDLTPLSYITGALIGLDDRYTVDFDGEEIDAITALNRLGLPQLQLQAKEGLAMMNGTSVMTGIAANCVYDTRLLMALTMGAHALILQGLNGTNQSFHPFIHELKPHPGQKWAAYTMLDLLAGSRLIREELDGTHEYRGQAPIQDRYSLRCLAQYMGPIVDGVSQVAQQVEVEMNSATDNPLIDAENQASYHGGNFLGQYIGMGMDHLRYYIGMMAKHLDVQIAYLVAPEFSNGLPASLVGNKERIVNMGLKGLQITGNSIMPLLSFYGNSIADRYPTHAEQYNQNINSQGFAAANLTRNAVEIFQQYMAIALMFGVQAVDLRTYAHAGHYDASECLSPTTRRLYQAVREVVGQPSSTTRPYIWDDREQPLDEHIAKIAADIATEGVIVAAVKDLLTSLK; translated from the coding sequence ATGAATACAGCAGTACAAACACAAGCGTCTACAAGTTTAAACGCAGATACGATTTTATTAGGCGATCGCAAACTCACAATCGACGAAGTCGTGAGTGTGGCGCGTCATGGTGCCAAGGTACAAATTAGTACAGCTGACAATGTTGCGCAGCGCGTGCAAGCATCGTGTGACTATATTGCTGAAGCTGTTGCTACAGGTAGACCAATCTACGGCGTTACAAGTGGTTTTGGTGGCATGGCAAACGTGGTCATTTCGCGCGAGTACGCAGACCTTTTACAACACAACCTCGTGTGGTATCACAAAGTTGGTGCTGGACGCAAGTTACCCCTCACTGATGTCCGCGCCGCGATGCTGTTGCGTGTTAATTCACACTTGCATGGTGCTTCAGGAATTCGCCGCGAGATTATCCAGCGGATGGAAACATTTTTGAATGCTAACGTGACACCGCACGTTCCGGAATACGGTTCGATTGGTGCTAGTGGCGATTTGACACCGCTATCGTACATTACAGGTGCTTTGATTGGTTTGGACGATCGCTACACCGTTGACTTTGATGGCGAAGAAATCGATGCCATTACCGCGCTCAATCGTTTGGGATTACCGCAGTTGCAACTCCAAGCCAAAGAAGGATTAGCCATGATGAATGGCACCTCAGTAATGACAGGAATTGCCGCAAACTGCGTCTACGACACGCGGCTACTGATGGCGCTGACCATGGGAGCGCACGCGCTGATTCTTCAAGGGTTAAACGGCACAAATCAATCATTCCATCCGTTTATTCACGAACTGAAACCGCATCCAGGGCAAAAATGGGCGGCATACACAATGCTCGATTTGCTCGCTGGTTCGCGCTTAATTCGTGAAGAATTAGACGGTACGCACGAATATCGCGGTCAAGCCCCCATACAAGATCGTTACTCGCTACGCTGCTTGGCGCAATACATGGGACCCATAGTTGATGGTGTATCGCAAGTTGCGCAACAAGTCGAAGTTGAAATGAACTCGGCGACAGATAACCCCCTCATTGATGCCGAAAACCAAGCAAGCTATCACGGCGGTAATTTCTTAGGACAGTACATCGGCATGGGTATGGATCATCTGCGGTACTACATCGGCATGATGGCGAAACACCTTGACGTCCAGATAGCCTATCTTGTCGCACCTGAGTTTAGCAACGGATTACCAGCATCTTTGGTTGGTAATAAAGAACGCATTGTCAATATGGGGCTAAAAGGATTGCAGATTACAGGCAACTCAATTATGCCGTTGTTGAGTTTCTATGGAAATTCGATTGCCGATCGCTATCCTACCCACGCCGAGCAATATAACCAAAATATCAATAGCCAAGGATTTGCCGCCGCGAATTTAACGCGCAACGCGGTCGAGATCTTTCAGCAGTATATGGCGATCGCGCTTATGTTTGGCGTCCAAGCCGTTGATTTAAGAACATATGCCCATGCAGGACATTACGACGCAAGCGAGTGTTTATCACCGACAACACGCCGTCTGTATCAAGCTGTGCGTGAAGTTGTCGGACAACCTTCGTCTACAACTCGCCCCTATATTTGGGACGATCGCGAACAACCCCTAGACGAACACATTGCCAAAATTGCCGCTGATATCGCGACTGAAGGTGTCATCGTCGCAGCGGTAAAAGACCTCTTGACTAGCTTGAAGTAA
- a CDS encoding class I adenylate-forming enzyme family protein: MNIAQHVERGHHLFPDKIALIFEGRSYTYKDLDLLANRIANGLRDRNIHRGDRVALFLPNIPEFIIAYLGIVKIGAVAVSLNAMLKSTEVSFILNDSGAKAVVTTAELVENVPAADLPELKHILIAEGESDKGISLAEMMASASPEAKAIEMDRHAPAAIVYTSGTTGFPKGATLSHGNVISNSYSQNRCCGMSAEDRILLYLPLFHCFGQNAVLNAGLNACATIVLHRHFDLEKILNSVATEKITMFFSVPTVYILLLNMGTLKYDMSSIRYYFSAAAPLPVEVAQRWFDKYGLEIHQGYGLTETSPCASYNHDFKYKVGSIGTPIENVEMKIVHADGRDALPGEPGEIAIRGPNVMLGYWNRPFETAEVIKNGWFYTGDIGQIDEDGYFYIVDRSKDMINVAGFKVYPTEVENVIYQHPAVAEVAVYGVPNLETTEIVKANIVLKPEQTVTEKQMIAFCSERMAAYKVPKAIKFVDAIPKNPTGKVLKRVLRDEAAKEVLVKPRSFTTKSVVATKTVSVATPATTTHSHKGVFKALGNLFKNRN; this comes from the coding sequence ATGAATATTGCTCAACACGTAGAACGCGGTCATCATTTATTTCCCGATAAGATTGCCCTTATCTTTGAAGGCAGATCTTATACATACAAAGACCTCGATCTGCTGGCGAACCGCATCGCCAATGGATTGCGCGATCGCAACATTCATCGCGGCGATCGCGTTGCTTTATTTTTGCCGAATATTCCCGAATTCATCATCGCCTACTTAGGTATAGTCAAGATCGGTGCGGTTGCGGTCTCGCTGAACGCCATGCTCAAAAGCACCGAAGTTAGCTTTATTCTCAACGATTCTGGTGCGAAAGCCGTTGTTACTACCGCCGAACTTGTGGAGAACGTCCCCGCCGCCGATTTGCCTGAGTTAAAACACATCTTGATTGCCGAAGGCGAAAGTGACAAGGGCATTAGTTTAGCTGAAATGATGGCAAGTGCTTCACCCGAAGCAAAAGCAATTGAAATGGACCGCCACGCACCTGCGGCGATCGTTTACACTTCAGGTACAACAGGCTTTCCTAAAGGTGCAACGCTATCTCACGGTAACGTTATTTCTAACAGCTACTCGCAAAACCGTTGTTGCGGGATGAGTGCTGAAGATCGTATCTTACTGTACCTACCACTATTCCACTGCTTCGGGCAAAACGCTGTCCTCAACGCTGGGCTAAACGCTTGTGCGACAATCGTTCTTCATCGTCATTTCGACTTAGAGAAAATTCTCAACTCGGTCGCTACTGAAAAAATCACAATGTTCTTTAGCGTACCGACCGTCTACATCCTACTCCTCAACATGGGGACGTTAAAGTATGACATGAGTTCGATTCGCTACTATTTCTCAGCGGCTGCACCACTTCCTGTAGAAGTTGCCCAACGCTGGTTCGACAAGTATGGACTGGAAATTCATCAAGGCTATGGATTAACCGAAACATCGCCGTGTGCTAGCTACAACCATGACTTTAAATATAAAGTCGGGTCGATTGGCACGCCGATTGAAAACGTCGAAATGAAAATCGTCCATGCAGATGGCAGAGACGCCTTACCAGGAGAACCTGGCGAAATTGCGATTCGCGGTCCTAATGTCATGTTGGGATACTGGAATCGCCCGTTTGAAACCGCTGAAGTTATCAAAAATGGTTGGTTCTACACCGGCGATATCGGTCAAATTGATGAAGATGGCTATTTCTACATTGTGGATCGTTCCAAAGACATGATTAATGTTGCAGGATTCAAAGTCTATCCCACTGAAGTAGAAAATGTCATTTATCAACATCCAGCAGTTGCCGAAGTTGCCGTTTATGGCGTTCCCAACTTGGAAACAACGGAAATCGTTAAAGCCAATATTGTGCTTAAACCTGAGCAAACTGTTACAGAAAAACAAATGATTGCTTTTTGTTCAGAACGCATGGCAGCCTATAAAGTACCCAAAGCAATTAAGTTTGTTGATGCGATTCCTAAAAATCCTACAGGAAAAGTCTTAAAACGCGTTTTGCGCGACGAGGCGGCTAAGGAAGTTTTAGTTAAACCCAGAAGCTTTACTACCAAGTCTGTTGTTGCAACTAAAACAGTATCAGTAGCAACACCAGCTACTACTACTCATTCCCATAAAGGTGTATTCAAAGCTTTAGGTAATTTGTTCAAAAACCGCAATTAG
- a CDS encoding alpha/beta fold hydrolase, translating to MKSLEETMKISQTELDSKLEPNSLEGEVYIAPRNSIELQLAQMWEQVLEIQPISIIDNYFDLGGDSLRALRLFDQIEQTFGKKLSLATLIQAPTLEQLAEVIAQESESVPFTSLVPIQPSGSKPPLFCMHGNGAHVLAFQDLAQYLGTDQPFYGLQARGVDGVTTPLERIEDMAAAYIEEIRAVQPEGPYYLAGFSSGGVVAFEMARQLHAQGEKVAFVGLLDTFVPGCFKKVTVLEWFARQWRNFWRFGLKHPVKMAYRSLERKWYFVYWNVYLKLAGSLPYFWHRKYVGYSIRKAMRTYEFQPYAGKLTLFRATEVPGKGWYYYPSGMPTPDDWHTKDPEYGWGSLAEGGLETHDLPGNHSTILKEPHIRVLSQTLAACLEKARAEVNRSELNQLA from the coding sequence ATGAAATCTTTAGAAGAAACAATGAAGATCTCCCAAACGGAACTAGACTCAAAGCTAGAGCCAAATAGCTTAGAAGGAGAAGTTTATATTGCGCCACGCAACTCTATCGAACTCCAACTTGCGCAAATGTGGGAGCAAGTATTGGAAATTCAACCGATTAGCATTATTGACAACTATTTCGATCTTGGAGGAGACTCCCTACGGGCGCTGCGCCTATTCGATCAAATCGAGCAAACCTTTGGTAAAAAGCTGTCTTTAGCAACGTTAATTCAAGCACCAACCCTCGAACAACTCGCTGAAGTTATTGCTCAGGAATCTGAATCAGTACCTTTTACCTCGTTAGTACCAATTCAACCTAGTGGCTCTAAACCACCATTATTTTGCATGCATGGTAATGGTGCGCATGTTCTTGCTTTTCAAGATCTAGCTCAGTATTTAGGTACAGATCAACCCTTCTATGGATTGCAAGCCCGCGGAGTCGATGGAGTGACAACTCCTTTAGAACGAATTGAAGATATGGCAGCTGCTTATATTGAAGAAATTCGCGCAGTTCAACCAGAAGGTCCTTATTATTTAGCAGGTTTCTCGTCTGGGGGTGTAGTGGCGTTTGAAATGGCAAGGCAATTACACGCGCAAGGTGAGAAGGTTGCGTTTGTCGGCTTACTCGATACTTTTGTCCCTGGTTGTTTCAAAAAAGTGACTGTACTAGAGTGGTTCGCGCGACAGTGGCGTAACTTCTGGCGTTTCGGGTTGAAACATCCAGTAAAAATGGCTTATCGCAGTCTTGAACGAAAATGGTACTTTGTCTACTGGAATGTTTATCTAAAACTCGCAGGCTCTTTACCTTATTTTTGGCACAGAAAGTACGTAGGCTACAGTATTAGAAAAGCAATGCGAACTTATGAATTTCAACCTTACGCCGGTAAGTTAACGCTGTTTCGTGCTACTGAAGTGCCAGGAAAAGGATGGTATTACTATCCCTCAGGAATGCCTACTCCTGATGATTGGCATACAAAAGATCCTGAATACGGTTGGGGTAGCCTTGCTGAAGGAGGATTAGAAACCCACGACCTTCCTGGTAATCACTCGACAATTCTTAAAGAACCGCATATCAGAGTTTTGAGTCAAACATTGGCAGCTTGCTTGGAGAAAGCACGCGCAGAGGTTAATCGTAGCGAGTTGAATCAACTCGCATAA
- a CDS encoding GAF domain-containing protein — MNSHKNITSNYSHLPTSLSTALTDLEETTTQIHAEVAEVADLLPQPLDETVPVSSLLQNLLYPLLDCIRQVLKVDTVAVLLCSADKQYLTVRAACGLEEEVVAGIQIPIGSGFAGNIAAKRELIIVDDLSQVNVFSPILRHKGLQSMLGLPLIANNQVIGVFHIGTFHSRRFSVDEVQILNAVADRLGTISDRLLTLRASRQDLDIQILHQQSHRVNFQNCLAVAQAFLLYLSSSFNLEYSVA, encoded by the coding sequence ATGAACTCGCATAAAAACATCACTAGTAATTATAGCCACCTCCCCACTTCTCTCAGCACAGCTTTGACCGATCTAGAGGAAACAACAACTCAAATCCATGCAGAGGTAGCAGAAGTGGCAGACTTGTTACCGCAACCTTTGGATGAAACTGTACCAGTGTCTTCTCTACTGCAAAATCTGCTTTATCCACTGCTTGATTGTATTCGCCAAGTTCTCAAAGTCGATACGGTAGCAGTATTACTTTGTTCAGCAGACAAACAATATTTGACTGTACGCGCAGCTTGTGGTTTGGAAGAAGAAGTTGTCGCAGGAATTCAAATCCCTATCGGCTCTGGCTTTGCAGGTAATATTGCTGCTAAGCGTGAATTGATAATTGTTGATGATTTATCTCAAGTAAACGTATTCAGTCCAATTCTACGCCACAAAGGACTTCAGTCGATGTTAGGTTTGCCATTAATAGCAAACAACCAAGTAATAGGAGTTTTTCATATTGGAACATTTCACTCGCGCCGATTTAGTGTAGACGAAGTGCAAATACTTAATGCTGTTGCAGATCGTCTTGGAACAATAAGCGATCGCCTATTGACACTACGCGCATCACGCCAAGACTTGGATATACAAATCTTGCACCAACAAAGTCATCGGGTTAACTTTCAAAATTGCTTGGCGGTAGCGCAAGCGTTTCTTTTATACCTGAGTAGCTCATTTAATTTAGAATACTCTGTTGCATAA
- a CDS encoding SGNH/GDSL hydrolase family protein, with translation MSKKILHRLMQYSIFTKVIYLLYYSHVINITIINISLKNKLAQTSYKKNNSFTLTPVKVNISANYIETNSCGDAPANKNAIADLEEKCTFIPEYHAPLKIMLLGDSITHGVKGIDDRDSGGYRPELWQKFIADGLPVKFVGSKTNGPENLGDKTHEGHPGWTIKQIAASIDTWLNTTQPDLILLMLGTNDTSRSSLKTMIEDFSNLLDKITACCPKAQLLVASIPPIHPAAKPAIRSLRGMYFNAAIPSIVSSKKAQGKKLHFVDMQSLSIQDLTSSFSLDLDRGLHPNTQGYHKIASLWHDAVLKVLSDRQANLACLRSQR, from the coding sequence ATGAGCAAAAAAATCTTGCATCGATTGATGCAATATAGCATTTTTACAAAAGTTATTTATCTATTGTATTATAGTCATGTTATTAATATTACTATTATCAATATCTCACTCAAAAATAAGCTAGCTCAAACCTCGTATAAAAAAAACAATAGTTTTACTTTAACTCCAGTAAAAGTTAACATTTCAGCTAATTATATTGAGACTAATAGTTGCGGTGATGCACCAGCAAACAAGAATGCGATCGCTGATTTAGAAGAGAAATGTACTTTTATTCCTGAATACCATGCACCACTAAAAATTATGCTTCTGGGCGACTCTATTACCCACGGAGTCAAAGGAATAGATGATAGAGATAGTGGTGGCTACCGCCCAGAACTATGGCAAAAGTTTATTGCTGATGGATTACCAGTAAAGTTTGTTGGCTCAAAAACTAATGGTCCTGAAAACCTTGGAGATAAAACGCATGAAGGTCATCCTGGTTGGACAATAAAACAAATTGCTGCATCAATTGATACCTGGCTGAATACTACCCAGCCTGACTTGATTCTATTGATGCTCGGTACCAATGATACGAGTAGAAGTTCGCTTAAAACAATGATCGAAGATTTTAGTAATCTACTCGATAAAATTACTGCTTGTTGTCCTAAAGCCCAACTACTTGTTGCTTCAATTCCACCTATTCATCCTGCAGCCAAACCAGCAATTCGCAGTTTACGTGGAATGTATTTCAATGCGGCAATTCCTAGTATTGTTTCTTCTAAAAAAGCCCAAGGTAAAAAATTACATTTTGTAGATATGCAAAGCTTGAGTATTCAAGACTTGACATCTTCGTTCTCCCTTGATTTAGACAGAGGATTACATCCCAACACGCAGGGTTATCACAAAATTGCTAGTCTTTGGCACGATGCTGTGCTAAAAGTTCTTAGCGATCGCCAAGCTAACTTAGCTTGCTTGCGTTCTCAACGCTAA
- a CDS encoding glycosyltransferase family 2 protein, producing the protein MQSNIIHKTSIKDKKEHPIVSVGLPVYNGEDLLEKALKSILSQTYSNFELIISDNASTDKTRAICEAYAAKDSRIKYFRNEKNIGGHNNFNRVFELATGKYFKWAAHDDLCAPDFIEKCVDALETNPSVVLCYPRAKLINEREEVLPNNCDENPFLTNSSKPHIRFRNLIIDSFAKPHRCLQLFGVMRRDMLAKTPLLRNYPGADKVLLVKIALLGQYYEVPEYLFFNRHHAQRASKALSNPYLRATWLDPSLKAGKLVFPQGRVFLGYINSINTTSLSLYQKICCYLYLFHWLLKYKNALFKELIKAAIWPIYFSIQRRRLVKSNPENVPSS; encoded by the coding sequence ATGCAATCAAATATCATACATAAAACTTCAATAAAAGACAAAAAAGAGCACCCGATTGTTAGCGTTGGATTACCTGTTTATAACGGAGAAGATTTACTAGAAAAAGCCTTAAAATCAATTTTATCACAAACTTATTCTAATTTTGAACTGATTATTTCTGATAATGCATCAACTGATAAAACTAGAGCAATCTGCGAAGCTTATGCAGCCAAGGATTCTCGAATTAAATACTTTCGTAATGAAAAGAATATTGGAGGACATAATAACTTCAACCGCGTTTTTGAACTAGCAACAGGTAAGTACTTCAAGTGGGCGGCACATGACGATCTATGTGCACCTGATTTTATAGAAAAATGTGTCGATGCACTTGAAACAAATCCATCAGTTGTTTTATGTTATCCTAGAGCTAAACTAATCAACGAACGCGAAGAAGTTTTACCGAATAATTGTGATGAGAATCCGTTCCTGACAAACTCATCAAAACCTCATATCCGCTTCCGCAATCTGATAATTGACTCGTTTGCTAAACCGCATCGCTGTTTACAGCTATTTGGAGTCATGCGTCGAGATATGTTGGCAAAAACACCTTTATTAAGAAACTATCCTGGCGCAGATAAAGTTTTACTCGTCAAAATAGCGCTGCTTGGACAATATTACGAAGTTCCTGAATACTTATTTTTTAACCGCCACCATGCCCAACGTGCGAGTAAAGCGCTATCAAATCCCTATTTACGTGCCACGTGGCTTGACCCAAGTTTGAAAGCTGGCAAACTCGTCTTTCCTCAAGGAAGAGTTTTTTTAGGATACATCAATTCTATCAACACTACTTCTTTAAGTTTATACCAAAAAATTTGTTGCTATTTGTATTTGTTTCACTGGTTATTGAAATACAAAAACGCACTTTTCAAAGAATTAATTAAAGCAGCAATATGGCCTATTTACTTCTCGATACAACGTAGAAGACTTGTCAAATCAAATCCCGAAAACGTTCCTTCTAGCTAA
- the rfbC gene encoding dTDP-4-dehydrorhamnose 3,5-epimerase, which yields MKFTQTPLDGAYIIDLEEKPDHRGFFARTYCAEEFAAYGLKATVAQCNLSFNHYKGTLRGMHYQVFPACETKLVRCIAGAIYDVIVDMRPESPTYLQHFGVELTAQNRRALYVPEMFAHGYQALTDGAEVVYQVGEFYTPGYERGLRYDDPVLAIDWPLPVSEISAKDASWALLDSLLVGSYA from the coding sequence ATGAAATTTACTCAAACACCACTTGATGGTGCATACATCATTGATTTAGAAGAAAAACCTGACCATCGCGGTTTTTTTGCCCGCACCTATTGTGCTGAAGAATTCGCTGCCTACGGACTGAAAGCCACCGTCGCTCAATGCAACTTATCGTTTAACCACTACAAAGGAACGCTGCGCGGCATGCACTATCAAGTCTTCCCGGCGTGTGAAACGAAACTAGTGCGTTGTATCGCTGGGGCGATTTATGACGTGATTGTCGATATGCGTCCTGAGTCACCGACGTATTTGCAGCATTTTGGTGTCGAGTTAACCGCACAAAACCGTCGGGCGTTGTATGTTCCAGAGATGTTTGCCCACGGGTATCAAGCACTGACCGATGGTGCAGAAGTGGTGTATCAGGTGGGCGAGTTTTACACGCCTGGCTATGAGCGTGGGTTGCGTTATGATGACCCGGTTTTAGCGATTGATTGGCCACTACCAGTTAGTGAGATTTCTGCCAAAGATGCTTCTTGGGCTTTGTTGGATTCTTTGCTTGTAGGTAGCTATGCTTAA
- a CDS encoding sugar transferase, protein MTSLNVTQASLRSATDRASRKFVVHCNTLTVHFLEIGMSSPNFIPSPTSEVSVSSLYQVPILQVRSWHYILQCFSKRIIDFLGAGLGVLFLSPLLLAIALLIRLDSPGPIFFRQHRIGRNGKAFVIWKFRTMEVNAEEKLKELEQLNESEGGVLFKMKEDPRVTRIGKFLRRTSLDELPQLFNVLQGSMSLVGPRPLQFRDYYLAIKDYHEDMMQRATMLPGVTGLWQVSGRSEVTFNDMLKMDLFYQENWSFWLDLRILWQTVLVVLLRKGAY, encoded by the coding sequence CTGACTAGCTTAAACGTTACTCAGGCTAGCCTGCGTTCGGCAACGGATCGTGCATCAAGAAAATTTGTAGTGCATTGTAACACATTGACTGTGCATTTTTTGGAGATAGGTATGTCTTCCCCAAATTTTATTCCTAGTCCAACTTCAGAAGTAAGTGTAAGCTCTTTGTATCAAGTGCCCATTCTGCAAGTGCGGTCGTGGCACTACATACTGCAATGTTTCAGTAAAAGAATTATTGATTTTCTTGGTGCTGGATTAGGAGTACTGTTTTTAAGTCCACTTTTACTGGCGATCGCCCTACTAATTCGTTTAGATTCTCCTGGACCAATTTTCTTTCGCCAGCATCGTATAGGACGAAATGGTAAAGCTTTCGTCATTTGGAAGTTTCGTACAATGGAGGTTAATGCAGAGGAAAAACTCAAAGAACTTGAGCAACTAAATGAGTCCGAAGGTGGCGTCTTATTCAAAATGAAAGAAGATCCACGCGTAACTCGTATCGGTAAATTCTTGCGCCGGACAAGTTTAGATGAGCTACCACAACTATTTAATGTATTGCAAGGCAGCATGAGCTTAGTAGGTCCTCGCCCTTTGCAGTTCAGAGACTACTACCTTGCGATCAAAGACTATCACGAAGACATGATGCAAAGAGCAACCATGTTACCTGGTGTGACAGGGTTGTGGCAGGTTAGTGGACGCAGTGAGGTCACTTTTAACGATATGCTCAAAATGGATCTGTTCTATCAAGAAAACTGGTCTTTCTGGTTAGACTTACGTATCCTCTGGCAAACAGTTTTAGTTGTTTTATTACGTAAGGGTGCTTATTAA
- a CDS encoding glycosyltransferase has product MEKERVRVFIGSGEASLLERKTLIYSLRKHSQRELDIYVLNGTHNSISLNDSEPFLAPMSLKIKYRNATEFSLYRFIIPEVCNYQGKAIYVDSDIVSLTDIGQLFDTPMNGCDFLAKKGAQKGYRGSNFWGLSVMLIDCEKSRFDLEKIFSEIDQKLYTQTDFMVMNQTFLSHHPYTIGELDPGWNMLDTWDKNTKLIHYTGLFSQPWKYPNHPYGNIWFKYFNEAVASGYITKEDISISLHRAYVRKDLLKGNYSLWGREQNYIKQFVRSLKSSKKKKEIESNTTNM; this is encoded by the coding sequence ATGGAGAAGGAGCGAGTTAGAGTTTTTATTGGTTCAGGAGAAGCCAGTCTGCTAGAAAGAAAAACTTTGATTTACTCTTTACGCAAGCACTCCCAAAGAGAACTGGATATTTATGTATTAAATGGTACGCATAATTCTATTAGCTTAAATGATAGCGAGCCTTTTTTGGCTCCCATGTCACTAAAGATTAAGTATCGCAATGCAACTGAGTTTAGTCTTTATAGGTTCATCATTCCTGAAGTTTGCAACTATCAGGGAAAAGCCATTTATGTAGACTCTGATATAGTGTCCCTTACAGATATAGGTCAGCTCTTCGATACACCTATGAATGGGTGTGATTTTTTAGCGAAAAAAGGAGCACAAAAAGGATATCGAGGTAGCAATTTTTGGGGTCTCAGTGTCATGTTAATTGATTGCGAGAAATCTCGATTTGATTTGGAAAAAATTTTTAGTGAAATTGACCAAAAATTGTATACTCAGACCGATTTTATGGTTATGAACCAAACGTTTCTCTCTCATCACCCGTATACTATTGGAGAGCTAGATCCTGGTTGGAATATGCTTGACACTTGGGATAAAAACACCAAGCTCATTCACTACACAGGACTTTTCAGTCAACCTTGGAAATACCCAAATCATCCGTATGGCAACATATGGTTTAAGTACTTTAATGAGGCGGTTGCGTCTGGTTATATTACCAAAGAAGATATTTCTATAAGTTTACACAGAGCATATGTGAGAAAAGACTTGTTAAAGGGAAATTATTCTTTATGGGGGCGCGAGCAGAATTATATTAAACAGTTTGTGCGATCGCTTAAGTCTTCAAAAAAGAAGAAAGAGATAGAATCTAACACTACGAATATGTAA